One region of Psychrobacter sp. DAB_AL43B genomic DNA includes:
- a CDS encoding BLUF domain-containing protein, with amino-acid sequence MPSHTTALSKLDKIEDAALVQLVYVSSLTIGSRLNATIFDEVEGHARDYNERQGITGTLCYGNGHFLQCIEGEKEKVSALTQNIFADKRHKNVQVLLLKAIKQRSFSDWRMRLLFLERWLWSPATKKQAAQLSPFLPFAPHGWTPERTEQFLQTIKAFDSPPHINAAGITYNAMGNMMRHIAAPHQAFLIVQGFLSVLLVVALILLYL; translated from the coding sequence GCACTGGTGCAGTTGGTGTATGTCAGCAGCCTGACGATTGGATCACGTTTGAATGCGACGATATTTGACGAGGTAGAAGGTCATGCGCGTGATTACAATGAGCGGCAAGGCATTACAGGAACGTTATGTTACGGCAATGGGCATTTTCTACAATGTATCGAAGGTGAAAAAGAAAAAGTATCGGCCTTAACGCAGAATATTTTTGCTGATAAACGCCACAAAAATGTTCAGGTACTATTACTAAAAGCCATCAAACAGCGTAGCTTCTCTGACTGGCGTATGCGCTTATTGTTTTTGGAGCGTTGGCTATGGTCGCCCGCTACCAAGAAACAAGCCGCGCAGCTGTCACCATTTTTACCGTTTGCGCCTCATGGTTGGACGCCTGAGCGTACTGAGCAGTTTTTGCAAACCATTAAAGCCTTTGATAGTCCACCGCATATCAATGCAGCAGGCATTACTTATAACGCGATGGGCAATATGATGCGTCATATCGCTGCGCCACACCAAGCCTTTTTAATCGTTCAAGGCTTTTTAAGCGTGTTACTGGTGGTGGCGCTGATATTGTTATATTTATAG